Part of the Vicugna pacos chromosome 3, VicPac4, whole genome shotgun sequence genome is shown below.
GTCACGGGGCTGGGAGTGGGCTGCTTTTGAAGTTTTCCTGAAGCTTGTCCCATCCTTATGCAACACGGACCTACATTGATTTGCCCAATGATTTCCTTTTTCACATCTTGGACAGAGTCCAgaagatttttcctttttacttctcATAAAGTTTCCTGGTGCAgccttctgttttgtatttgtgcattCCTTTTTTGTATGACCAATTTTTCCACAGTTCAAACATttgccttgaatttttttttcctaatttcaatCCTGCCATGGCTTGCGCCATCATATTGGCCTTAACACTTGCAGTTCCCGCTCCCTGGCTCAATCTTACATGTTCAGTCATTGGAGCCTTCCCTTTAAAGGGACCAATGGCCTTCCTGCAGTCGTCATTAGCATTTTCATAAGCAGGAAGTTGAAGAATTGTGTTGGCAGTCTCCAGGTCAGGCTGCGGGGGGGATGGGAGAAAGATGACCAGAGCAGAGCATCCGGGGCAGGCCCCCTGCACCCGCCTCCATCGCTGCCCACCCTagacccctgacctcaccacACAAGCCTCGCAGGAGCAAGCTAACCAGGAGACATGCGTCCTGTGAACCTGGGAAGAGATGGAATCACACCCCACTTGTCATGCGGGTGCTGTGAGGCCCTGACGGGATGATGACGGCTTTGGGGCTTGGAGGTGCCGACACCATGCTGGGCACAGGACTCAGTAATTCCCTCATTTACTCTAACCCTCGCAACCCCTTTATGAAGTTGATGCCTTTACTGTTTCCCTGTTtgacagataaggaagctgaggttGGAAGAGGAGTGACTTTTCAAATACTAATTACCGATgatggaggtggggcccaggtcatCCTTCTCCAAAGCATAAAGATCTTAACACACAGAGGATCCAGGAAAATGGGCAGAGACTCTGATGGGAGACCCTTGTCCACGTGGTTATTTCTTCACTTGGTTTAGCAAGGTGTTTTCACGTTCTTACTTGAAATGTAAAGACTATATTGACCTCTTTGCAAATTACCAACTGGATAGAAGAAGGTCAGACACCAGATGGTCCCAAGGTCCCTCTGACTCAGTGACATTGTGAACTGCTATAAATAACAGCCAGATACCCTTCAAGCTTCCACTTCAAAAGGATAAGCCTGCACCTTATGTTCAGTCATTGACTCCCGACAGCGTAGGCTGCCTTTTCCCAGCTGACGCCCCCTTTGGTGGATATGTACAAAAATGATGTCAGCCAAACCAGAGCTTGGACTCCAGTGACATACCTTATATGCATGATATTTACATACTTTACATGCATTTCAGTAAACTCATGAGTGTCCCGTTTCCTAAACTCCACCTGGTAGAAGTGAAAACTTGCAACATAAAGAAAACGTTGGAAGTGAAAGTTGACTCACACCTCCTCCTACATAAAACTGTGCTGGTCAGGAGTTGGTGAGGAAAACTATGATGCAGTAAGTGTAGTTCCTTCCCTAAAATCACTTGTGACTTCATCGATGAGGTAATATATAGAGAAGTCAAAAAGCCAGCGTTAACACGTGAGTGCTGTGATCAGCTCTGTGGGGATTGTCTCAGGCTGAGCTCCCCCGGAAGCAGATCCTAAGACAGAGACGCGTGTGCAAGCCTGTTTGGGGTATGTTCTTAGGAAGTTCCTGGGGGGAGGTAAAGTGAAAAGTGGAAAATGCTAttttaagtgaaaacaaaagaattcaCCAGCCCCCACTTAAAccatgtgggcaggcacaaaACGCCACCTTTCCTATGGTTTCACTCATGGGGAACACCCATGAGAGGTAAAGACCCCTAGACaggaagaggactcggggttgtcaggggctgggggaggaagggagtgtGCACTTTGGATCCAGGGTATTATTATGAGGAAACAAATAGcgtaaaactacatggtagtgatggtcgcacagtatgtgaatgcacttaatgttcctgagttgcacaatttaaaagggaaaaaatctgtaatTTATTAAAGGAAATAGGAAGcggaaaaataaaggatgccaacCATGGGGTGAAACAAACAAagtaaagtaaagaaaaacaaaacaaaaagaacttcAGGGGTAGTGAAGTCAActtcaggtgggggaggggattcgTGGTGgtattttggagaaggtgtaggagggggcagagggggctcagccctagggggtgatgatgccagAACTGCTTCTCCAATGCCCAgcggtgcaggtgcaggtgcaggagcggcaggctcttcaggagcggcaagatcagcaggagcggctggctcttcaggagcggctagatcaacaggagcggcaggctcttcaggagagggaggcccttcaggagcggcaggctcttcagttgcggctagatgagcaggagcagcaggctcttcaggagcggcaggctcttcattagctgctagatcagcaggagcgtcaggctcttcaggagtggcaggctgttcaggagcggcaagctGTTCAGGAGTgacaggctgttcaggagcggcaggctcttcaggagcggcaagatcagcacaAGCAGCAGGCTCtgcaggagcggctagatcagcaggagtggcaggctcttcaagagcagcaagatcagcaggtgcagcaggctcttcaggagcagcaggctcttgaGGAGCGGCTatatcagcaggagcggcaggctgttcaggagcggctagtttagcaggagcagcaggcacttcaggagcggcaggctcttcaggagtggctagataagcaggagcggcaggctcttcaagagCCGCAAgatcagcaggctcttcaggagcggcaggctcttcaggagtggcaagctCTTCAGGGGTGGCTAGAATAGCAGGAGCCGCAGGTTCttcaagagcggcaagatcagcaggctcttctggagcggcaggctcttcaggagcagtaggctcttcaggagtggctagatcagcaggagctgcaggccctTCAGGAGCGGCAAGCTCTTCAGAAGTGGCTACATCAGCAGGAGCAGccggctcttcaggatcggcaggctcttcaggatcggcaaGCTGTTCAGgggtggctagatcagcaggagccaCAGGCTCttcaagagcggcaagatcagcaggctcttctggagcggcaggctcttcaggagtggctagatcagcaggagcagcaggctcttcaggaccggctagatcagcaggagctgcattatcttcaggagcagcaagatcagcaggagcggcaggctgttcaggagcggctagtttagcaggagcagcaggcacttcaggagcggcaggctcttcaggagtggctagataagcaggagcggcaggctcttcaagagCCGCAAgatcagcaggctcttcaggagcggcaggctcttcaggagcggcaggctcttcaggagtggctagataagcaggagcggcaggctcttcaagagcggcaagatcggcaggctcttcaggagcagtaggctcttcaggagtggctagatcagcaggagctgcaggccctTCAGGATCGGCAAGCTCTTCAGAAGTGGCTACATCAGCAGGAGCAGccggctcttcaggatcggcaaGCTGTTCAGgggtggctagatcagcaggagccaCAGGCTCttcaagagcggcaagatcagcaggctcttctggagcggcaggctcttcaggagtggctagatcagcaggagcagcaggctcttcaggaccggctagatcagcaggagctgcattatcttcaggagcagcaagatcagcaggagcggcaggctgttcaggagcggctagtttagcaggagcagcaggcacttcaggagcggcaggctcttcaggagtggctagataagcaggagcggcaggctcttcaagagCCGCAAgatcagcaggctcttcaggagcggcaggctcttcaggagcggcaagctCTTCAGGGGTGGCTAGAATAGCAGGAGCCGCAGGTTCttcaagagcggcaagatcagcaggctcttctggagcggcaggctcttcaggagcggctagatcagcaggagctgcaggctcttcaggagcggctaggttagcaggagcagcaggctcttcaggagcagtaggctcttcaggagtggctagatcagcaggagcagcagcctcTTCAGGAGCAGccggctcttcaggatcggcagGCTCTTCACtagtggcaggctcttcaggggtggctagatcagcaggagcagcaggctcttcaggtgcGGCAAGcccttcaggagcggctagatcagcaggagcggcaggctcttcaggaccggctagatcagcaggagctgcattatcttcaggagcagcaagatcagcaggtgcagcaggagggagctcgcgGTCACCTGCTGGATCCTGGTGGTCCTGCTTTTTTTCTGTgccgtcttcccctgcccctgcctgctctggacctgtaactgttggacggtGAGAGAGCTTTAattctagtggttgtgctcaggttTGAgaatggaaaaaggtacccacatgcctccctttccatgtgccttttcaaggacagaaatcttctcagagctttgcagacagctcccactgagcaagtgcccacaggatgtgttctgtgagtgaattcttccagacaggtggtctgaggccagtctttgctctggtcccagcaGAAGCCtttggggacgcctccctgtgtgacccagccctccgccctccctcagcTACACACccgcaccagccccgcccttcttacctttgggctctgcttcggggggctcctggtcctcttcctgaatccccgggaggtgggcatggtcctccaggtcagagccgggggtgctgagctgcccctcagccctgggcaagatcctggggggAGACCTGGGTGGTGTCTGGGTAGTAGGCCGTGGTGGTGGgtagcccttcatacccagactcttccggagcctgtgctggccttccacagtgtggcacaccagcccctcacttggggaggtggcatgagtgtcctggttccctggATCCTGCgctgtctggctctgcaatgacagtgaccgacagccggcccggcccggaggtctcagagccctgcccggccaggaccactcctgcttctgccccactcgaccctctgctgccagatcagactggcaccttggtcatctcagtcacccgggaggcaagagacacacccagagggcatgggcgccacctcgggcagcagggccctgccccggttctccacatcccagccagcctgcttggacccaggttgtggacgtgatcggccccccaggcctctgacccttcctcagcctgctcttggttgaggcaggacccccccccaacatgactgccccccctccaccagtcaggaaggggccgtggggccacccgggtgggatctgggtgggcctgccctgggcctccctgtgttaccttttggtccctctggccaaaaggccagaggcgcctggggtgagacccgacccactgtcggcactgttggcaaaggccgttgcagCGGGATTTCCgtgggccgcgacctcgggatcttgggacacaacaaaacatgtctgagctgagctgagttcaccagccaagtcagttgagaagggTTCTTCTCTACAGAgcaggtgcctggtgacctgggttccaagttctgttgggctctgttgccagggaagtgaggtcacttcctggggtccccttccccaagcttcctccttacacaaagctccccaagggcctctctgggcagctgatggctcacttcccaccccatgccatgtccacacagtgacaccaactcagcagCAACAAAAAAACTAGTTTACAGATGGAGGGAGCACTTGAATACATATTTATCCAAAGCAgttatacaaatggccagtaaagATAGGAAAGGATGCGCCACATCACAGATTATtaggaaaattcaaattaaaaccacaatgagacagaaCATCTCACCCTTTGGTGatggcttctttaaaaaaaaacagaagaaagaaaagaacaagtgttgaaaaggatgtgaagaaatagaaatgagcAAATGGAATGCTGGTGGGAATTCAAAATGATCAAACCATTGTGGAAAATGCTACGGcaatatctaaaaaaaatgaacaaagtgaaacaaaaaacatggaatcaccatatgatccagcaattacagTTCTGCGTATATGTCCAAATAATTGAAGGCAGAGGATAGACCAGATATTTGTACATCTATGTTCCTAGCAAATTCACAGAGATGAAATAGAGATGCAAGTGGAATGGCGGTGGCTAAGGACGGGGAGGCGGCAGGCATGGAGAGTTACTGTTTACTGTGTACACAGTTTCCGTTGGGTAACATAGAAGTATTCTGGGGTGATGTTGGTAATGACCGCACAACGCTACCCATGTGCTTAATGTCATTGacctgcacacttaaaaatggataACATGATACCCTTTATAGCATGCATATTTACCACAATAAAGTCAAAACTATAATTTAAATGTAACTGAAATTATCCTGTATTTTCAACTCCAAATGTATTCTACAAAACGTATGACAGCATTGTGAACACGTGCAGGAGAAACGATCTTGTAATAACATGTGGCCTATAAACCAGCTTGCCGTGAAAAATTCAGGGACCATTTTTTGTTACAAATGTCATTTGGATTCAACCTGACATATATCAGACTTTCCCATATTATACAATTTATGTTGGTAATTTAATTGTTGATAggtaaaatataatatttgaaaTTACCAATGGAATTATCATCATCTCATCTCATGTATATTACATAAGGCTGTGGAAAAGTTTCCATCAGGTAGTTAATTTTCCCACTCTGAAATAATGAAAGGCACATTATATCTGATATTTGATTCTCTGTATCATGACTGCCAACGGAGCATTTTTTGGGTTATTCATGTTACGCTGTTCTGGTATTTGGTTGTGATCTTACCTAAAAGACTCCTGCATCTGACAGGGAAATAATCTTACTTGTTGAAAATACCAGCCTTGAATACTTCAACGTCTAATGTGAAGAGGACATATTTTCCTtgggtaaaaataaaaacaaagagcttcatttactctttaattttgttttaatccaCTGCAAGAACAATCACCTCTTTCCATTTACAAAACATTTCAATTGCTTTGCTATTTTACATATCTTTAAAAACATGTCAATCTATGCATCAGCATTAATGACATACATAAGAGGAAAAAGCtagcaggaaaaaaattccagtaacaatttttttggggggaggaaacACATCCCTGAATCTGATCCATGTCCTACACGGAAGAGAAAGTGAAGGTGTAAACTTGTTTTACTACGAGACGTTTCTTAGGTGATAAAATTAAGATTCAGAGATTTGAAGTGATTTTACCTTAAAATATATAGTTGAATAGCTGGATTCCAGATTGCTCTatgtatctacctatctatctatctatctagtctgtctgtctatctacttacctacccacccatctacccatctacccatctatccatctgtctgtctgtctatctatctatctatctgtcatctatctatccatccatccctcaAAATGCATTCTTCACCTATCCTATCTCATCCCTCAAATATTAAATGTTTTGAAGTAATGAATCTGAAGTAAGGGTGGATCACTTTTTATTCACCaactcaaaaaagaaatgaaaagtaagaaagaaaaaaaataaattgaagtcattaaaatagaaaatctatCTAGTTGGTAGAAGGTCAAGAATGCATGTGAGAAGTTTCTTAGAACACAAATAGTTATTTCAGTATTTACTCATTTTGACATGTTCTTCTGCGTTCTCATATATAATGACtttattgtatttttactttACCCAACAACAACCACAGACATTATGTTCCAAAAATGGTCTCTAAAAGCCTTTGAATGAAATCCAAAACATGTCTCTCATTACATAATGGTCCCTACCTTGGAGAATCCGCTTGCAAAGGATCGTCCATATGATCTGTTATCCATTCAGACtgtacatatatctatatattctatatgatgAATAAAACCATTCACACGTGGCCCAGATTTCAAAATGAATTACATATGACCATCTCTTGAAGTCAATATGCATCAGTTTCATTGCAGGTATTTctcctatttttatatttatagttgaaaataaaatactgaaaaagcATCAGTGATCCATATATATTATAGAacatatagtttttaaatatatagtttcattattgaaaagataaaaaaaactgaattggCAGAGATGTAAAGTTATTCAAAACCATGTAGTGACCTAGTGATGGAGCTGGAAGACATAAAGCGTATTCTCTAAATTCTAGATAATGCTTTCCACTAAAGCACAGATTTTTATATCCTACACCTTCCTCAGTTTTCATCAAAATTACTCTCAAAGATCATTCTTGATCATAAATCAAAGCTGGTGTGATAATTTACAGAGGTAAAGTAAGGCTGCAGATTTCACCAGAGAAGCGTCCTTGAATTGGCCTTGCTGGAAGAGTGATAGAAAAATCTCAGATTAGACTTGTGGAATCCTCTAAAGCACAAGACACTCGCCAACAGGTTTGCAGAACATTACATCACTTCCTACCATCTTAGGTCCCTAAAATATCCTAAGATGTTGTACCTTCCCCAAATGAACTTTCCTCACTCAACGTGTAAGGCTGGGAAAACAGTAAACCAGGTTACCTGGTCAGTTATACTGGGAGATCTTTGAGTACGTTAGCTACGTGAAGTCAATTGTAGTTCCTAAAAATTGGCCGATCATACATTCATCTGTAAGTCTACAGTAAGATTATTTTGCAATACCGTCAGTTACTTAGCATTGacagcattgtaaaatggctTTCATACAGTCAGAATCACATTACCCAGAAGTGTGTCCTCTTGTGTCTAGACAAATATATTTGTCTACAGTATCCTTACATAGAAGCCTACATGACATTCCACATTCCTTGCTTTCCACAATTTCTTCTAAGGAAGAGACAAAAGATTACATATGGCTTATATTAGTTTCCTGACTTAGGTATTTTACTGATAGTATGTAATAATCAagtaatgtgtatttttaatttctgaagatATGCTGTTTGAGAACCACATTTTAGCAGCATAAAGAGATCTAGAATACGCAGTGAATATTTGTTGTGTCTATGTGTTTGCATGCTTCTAATTAATATAATTCCATGAGGTTTTACAATGAGGAATCAACGCTAATAAATAGGTCATTAGatacacagatatttttaaagacaaagacTGATCATGAGCATATGTCCTTCAAATTTTGTTTTGCAATGAGAACATATTTATCCTGCTCATTACAGAAGTACACCAGAGAGTGTTTACGTTTAGAAACTAATTATAATTTTAACTCACTTACTCACAGGTAATGTAAGCTTGGAATAAGAAATTTAACTAACTAAACCTATATCTTTTCTATAAAACAAACCTAAAGATATGTGAGATATTAAAAC
Proteins encoded:
- the LOC140690198 gene encoding uncharacterized protein; its protein translation is MFCCVPRSRGRGPRKSRCNGLCQQCRQWVGSHPRRLWPFGQRDQKSQTAQDPGNQDTHATSPSEGLVCHTVEGQHRLRKSLGMKGYPPPRPTTQTPPRSPPRILPRAEGQLSTPGSDLEDHAHLPGIQEEDQEPPEAEPKVTGPEQAGAGEDGTEKKQDHQDPAGDRELPPAAPADLAAPEDNAAPADLAGPEEPAAPADLAAPEGLAAPEEPAAPADLATPEEPATSEEPADPEEPAAPEEAAAPADLATPEEPTAPEEPAAPANLAAPEEPAAPADLAAPEEPAAPEEPADLAALEEPAAPAILATPEELAAPEEPAAPEEPADLAALEEPAAPAYLATPEEPAAPEVPAAPAKLAAPEQPAAPADLAAPEDNAAPADLAGPEEPAAPADLATPEEPAAPEEPADLAALEEPVAPADLATPEQLADPEEPAAPADPDLETANTILQLPAYENANDDCRKAIGPFKGKAPMTEHCSFGRVTAGLNRLRRLSAVLKAIIR